CCCGCTGTTGCAGGAGCGCGCCAAGATGCTCGGCTTCGACCTGCAGTTGCTGCCCGTGACCGCGCCCGGCGTGGAGCAGAAGGCCACCTGGCTGCAGATCCGCCAGGCGCGCCCGGACTACACCTTGCTGTGGGGCTGGGGCGTGATGAACTCCACCGCGCTGAAGGAAGCACAGGCCACCGGTTACCCGCGCGAGAAGATGTACGGCGTGTGGTGGTCGGGCGCCGAGCCGGACGTGAGGGACGTGGGGCAGGGTGCCAAAGGCTACAACGCCGTGACGCTGCAGCACGGCACCGACAAGAGCGCGCCGATCGTCAAGGAGATCCTGGCCAAGCTGCACGACAAGGGCCAGGGCACCGGCCCGCGCGACGAGGTGGGTGAGACCCTGTACCTGCGCGGCGTGGTCAGCGCCGCGATGGGGGTGGAAGGCATCCGCGCGGCGCAGGAGCGCTTTGGCAAAGGCAAGGTCATGACCGGCGAGCAGGTGCGCTGGGGCCTGGAAAACCTGAACCTCACGCAGGCCAAGCTGGACGCGCTGGGCTTCAAGGGTGTGCTGCGCGGCCCCATCAGCACCTCGTGCGCGGACCACGTCGGTTCGGGCGCGGCGCGCATCCACACCTGGGATGGCAGCAAGTGGGTGTTCTCGTCGGGCTGGATCGAGTCCGACCAGCAGATCATCAAGCCGATGGTGAGGAGCACCGCGTCGAAGTATGCGGCCGAGAAAAAACTCACCGCCCGTACGCCTGCTGACTGCCAGAGCTAAACCGAACCATGGCGGCTGGTTCGCCAGCCGCCATTCGCAAGGCTGGCGTGCCGCGCCTTGCGAATGGTCTCCAAGGAATCTCCATGAGCACACCCAACACCGTCCTCAACGTCAACGGCATCGAGGTCATCTACAACCACGTGATCCTCGTGCTCAAGGGCGTTTCGCTCAACGTGCCCGATGGCCAGATCGCCGCCATCCTGGGGGGCAACGGCGCGGGCAAGACGACCACGCTGCGCGCCATCTCCAACCTGCTCAAGGGCGAACGCGGCGAGGTCACCAAGGGCAGCATCGAGCTGCGCGGCGAACGCATCGAAAACCTCTCGCCCGCCGACCTGGTGCAGCGCGGCGTGGTGCAGGTGATGGAGGGGCGGCACTGCTTTGCCCACCTCACGATTGAGGAGAACCTGATGACCGGCTCCTACACGCGCAAGAGCAAGGCCGAGATCGCAGCCAACCTGGAGAAGGTCTACACCTATTTTCCGCGCCTGAAAACGCGGCGCACCAGCCAGGCCGCCTACACCTCGGGTGGCGAGCAGCAGATGTGCGCGATCGGCCGTGCGCTCATGACCAACCCCAGCGTGATGCTGCTCGACGAACCTTCGATGGGCCTGGCACCGCAGATCGTGGAGGAGGTGTTCGAGATCGTGAAGGACCTCAACCACAAGGAGAAGGTTACCTTCCTGCTGGCCGAGCAGAACACCAACATGGCGCTGAAGTACGCCGACTACGGCTACATCATGGAGAGCGGGCGCATCGTGATGGACGGCGCGGCCAGCGAGCTGCGCAACAACGAAGACGTCAAGGAGTTCTACCTCGGCATGGGCGGTGGCGAGCGCAAGAGCTTCAAGGACGTCAAGAGCTACAAGCGCAGGAAAAGGTGGCTCGCGTAGCGAGCACCCCCCGCGCCGCGCCTTTGGCGCGTCACCCCCCTTGAACGGGGGGCGATGCCTGAGGCCCGGCAAAGCCGGTTCCTCGGCATCTCTGGACAAAATTCCCTCACTCCTCCATCGCAGCCATGGCACAGACCGAATTCTTCGATGCGCTTGAAACCCGATCGCCCGATGAACGCGAAGCGGCTCATGTGGCCGCGTTGCCGGCGCAGATTGCCCACGCCAAAAAACACGCACCAGCCTTCGCCGAGTTGCTGGCGGATGTGGACCCGGCCACCATCACCTCGCGCGCGGCGCTCGCGCGCCTGCCGGTGATCCGCAAACACGAATTGCTGGAGCGTCAGACCGCACACCGCGCGCGCGATCCGTTCGGCGGTTTCTCCGCGCTGCGCTGGGGCCCCGGCATGGGCCGCGTGTTCGCCAGCCCGGGCCCGATCTACGAACCCGAAGGCGCCACGCGCGACTACTGGCGAGCGGCGCGCGCGCTCTACGCGGCAGGGTTCCGCGCGGGCGAGCTGGTGCACAACGCGTTCAGTTACCACATGACACCGGGCGCCTTCATCCTCGAATCCGGCGCTCAGGCGGTGGGCTGCACGGTGTTCCCCGCCGGCACCGGGCAGACCGAGCAGCAGCTGCAGGCCATCACCGAACTCAAGCCCCACGGGTACACCGGCACCCCCAGCTTTTTGCGCATCCTGCTGGAGAAGGCGGCCGAGGCTGGCGTGGACGTTTCCAGCATCCGCAAGGCGTCGGTCGGTGGAGAGGCCTGCCCCCCCAGCCTGACGGCGTGGTTCGCCGAGCGTGGCGTGGCGGTCTACCAGACCTATGCCACCGCCGACCTGGGGCTCGTGGCCTACGAGACCTCGGCGCGCGAAGGGCTGGTGGTCGAGGAGGGCGTTCTGGTCGAGATCGTGCGCCCTGGCACCCGCGAACCGGTGCCCGACGGTGAAGTGGGCGAGCTCGTGGTCACCAGCTTCAACCCGGCCTATCCGCTGGTGCGCTTTGGCACTGGCGATCTCTCGGCCATCCTGCCCGGTACCTGCCCCACGGGCCGCACCGCTCCGCGCATCAAGGGCTGGATGGGCCGCGCCGACCAGACCACCAAGGTGCGCGGCATGTTCGTGCATCCCTCGCAGGTGGCCGACATCGTGCGCCACTTTCCGCAGGTGGCCAAGGCGCGCCTGGTGGTGAGTGGTGAAATGGCCAACGACCAGATGTGCCTGCGCGTGGAAGTTCCGGCGTCGGGCAACGCGGAGCTGCAACAACAGCTGGAGGCCGCGGTGCGCGAGGTGACCAAGCTGCGCGCGCAAGTGGAGCTGGTCGCGCCCGGAGCCTTGCCCAACGATGGCAAGGTGATCGAGGACGCACGTTCTTACCGATAAGTCCACAGGCCCGCCAAGTCCCCGACCCGCGGCGCTTCGTACATCGGGCGCACCAGGGTTTTCCCCGGTGGGGTCTTAGGTACTTTCCGCGATTCCTGCCATCGACACCCGGCCTACGATCCCAGGCCTAAACCTCAAGGAGCTCTCATGAAAAAACTGTTTGCACTGGCGGCCCTCACGGCTGTCGTTTCGTCGAGCGCCTTTGCGCAGGCTTATCCCAGCAAGCCCATCACCATCGTGGTGCCTTTCGCACCCGGTCCCACCGACACCGTGGCACGCCACCTGGCGGACGCGCTGCGCAAGGCGCTGGGGCCGAACACCACCATCGTGGTGGAAAACGCCGCTGGCGCGGGCGGCACCATCGGTGCGGGCAAGGTGGCGCGTGCCGCGCCGGATGGCTACACCTTGCTGGTGTTCCACATTGGCATGGCCAGCACGCCGTCGCTGTACCGCAAGCTGTCCTACAAGCCGCTGGAAGATTTCGAGTACCTGGGCATGATCAACGACGTGCCCATGACCGTGATCGGTTCGAGCAAGCTCAACGCCAACACCTACCGCGACTTCGAGTCCTACATCCGTGCCAACAGCGGCAAGCTCAACCTCGCCCATGCCGGCCTGGGTTCGGCGTCACACATCTGCGGCCTGATGTGGCAGTCGGCCATGAAGCTGGACAAGTCCATCACGAGCATCGCCTACAAGGGCACGGGCCCGGCCATGGCCGACCTGCTCGGAGGCCAGGTAGACATGATGTGCGACCAGACCACCAACACCACGGCCCAGATCGAGGCCGGGCGGGTGAAGGCCTTCGCGGTCACCACGGCCAAGCGCCTGGACAAGCACAAGCTGCTCAAGGACTACCCGACGCTGCAGGAAATGGGTCTGAAGGACTTCAATCTGACCATCTGGCACGGCCTGTACGCCCCCAAGGGCACGCCGCCGGACATCCAGAAGAAGCTCAACGATGCGCTGAAAGTGGCGCTGAAAGATCCGGAGTTCATCAAGCGCGAAGAAGACCTGGGCGCCATCGTGGTCACCGACAACCGCATCACGCCTCAGGGTCACAAGGCCTTTGTGGCCAATGAAATCACCAAGCTCAAGACGGTGATCGACGCCGCGGGCCAGTTCGCGGATTGATCCCACCACCTTTTCGCGCCCGCCAGGCCGCCTTCGGGCGGCCTTTTTCATGGTGCGCACGGCTGGTCCAGTGCGCGGCGCGGAGATTCCCGGCGGGAACCTCTTGCTAGAGGCGATTACTCGTGAGTCGTCTTCGCGAGGCTGTGTGCGTTCATTTTCAAGCTGGAATGGCACGCCCTTCGCGTTGTCACTCTGGCGGAATCCGCTGCATCTCAATTTTCCTCATCCACGCTGGCCTGTGCCACCCATTGAGAGTGAGTTTCAAATGAAAATTCTTTCAAGTAAATATGATCCTGATTTGGTTTGGACCCTCACCGTCAAGGCTGTGGACACCCTGAAGGTGGGTATTGGCGAAGCCAGCACACTCCAGCTGGTGGGGAGTCGGTCGAACGGTTATGCCAAGACGGTGTTCATCCCCGCGAAAGTGGACGCCAAGAAAAAGCTTGTCTCTGCAGAGGAGGCTGAGGCGCGAAAAAGTTTGTACCAAAGGCAGATGGCAAACCTTCATCGCGACACCCTTGTGGCGGAGTTGATCCAATGGACGGTAGGGGGGAACATTGGCAAGACAGTCCATGCCCACCTCAAAGCTATTGTTAAGCAGAGAGTGAACGTTGACGACATGAATTGGAAGATGGGGACGACGCCAAACGTGCAACTGAGCCGCGCCGAGCAAGAGGCGAAGTACGACGAGAATCTTACGGTGGCCAAGGTGGCCCTGGAAAACCTTGAGCTCGTGATCGCGAATCAGGAAAGCATGGGTTTGGTTCTGTCGGACGAGGAGCAGACCGTTGCCAATAGACTCCGGCTCGGCCTCACGCGGAGCATTGCAGAAAATGCCCGCCCCGTCTCGCTGCAACCGAAACCGACGAGTACGCAACCGCCGCGGCCGCGAACGCAGAGGCCAGGTGAGGTAGTTTGGACAATTGACACAGACCCGACAGACCCGACCGCTCAGACCGCACAGGGGAAGCTTGTCGTGCAGCCGCCACCCATGAGTGCGAGAGAGGCGACCTCCACCGACGCCGGGGCTCTGCGCCCTGCGCGAACCGATCTCGATCGTGCGCTGGAGGATTTGCAAGCCAACGAGTCAGAGCAGCGCGTCTTGAGGCGCCAAGGCAATAGCGCTGAGAACCGTGACGCGATGGATAAGTTGAAGGTGGCGCATAGCGGTTTGAGAGAGCAGTACGAGCGGCTTCTCGCACGCTCCGCCAATGTGAACACCACCACTACTACCACGACGCTCAGTGCGTCCACCACCCTCAAAGACGTCTGAAAAAAGGTGTGCCTGTTCAGCGCGCTGGAGCTCAGGAGCCCGCTGCGTCGCACACCAGGCTTGAGCCGCCAGCCCAGGCCCTACAGAGGACGTCTGGAGGTCTGCTGGTTCACACGCCCCAGACAATGTCCACGTTGGCCTTCTCGCAGCGCTCCAGCATTTCGATGAACGGCGTGCTGCGCATGCGCAGGCTCACCGCCTCGAATTCCGGCGGCAATTCACCCCGTTGAGCCGCCTCTTCCTTCAGGCGCTTCTGCCGCGCCTCGTCGGACGCCACCGCCGCGTGAATGGCCGCGATGGCCGCGGGCATCTGGCCCGGCTGAATGACACCGGGCCCCGATGGATCCTTGCCCAGGATCTCGAGCATGCGCTTGCCATGGGCCTCCAGCATGACGAGGTCACCCGTTTCTCGGGACTTGAATCGGAAGATGGACATGTGTGCCTCCTGTGACATTGCGGACCATTCTGCACCAAAGCGCCGACGTGTCTGGTGGCTCGCGCACAGACCGATTCGGCGTGCGGCAGCCCCTGCCGTCTGCTTACGGGTTTACCCGGTTGGACTTGCATAATTTAAATCTAAACTAATTAAGCATGAACACCCAACCGTCCCCCCTGCAACGCATCCTGTGCATCGGCGGGGGGCCTGCGGGCCTGTACTTCGCCTTGTTGATGAAGCGGCGCGACCCGTCTTTGCAGGTCACGGTGGTGGAGCGCAACCGCCCCTTCGACACGTTCGGCTGGGGCGTGGTGCTGTCGGACCAGACCTTGGCCAACCTGGAGCAGGCCGACCCCGAATCGGCCGCGTTGATCGGCGAGGCCTTCAACCACTGGGACGACATCGAGGTGTTCTTCAAGGGGGGCCGCGTGCGCTCCGGCGGCCATGGCTTCTGCGGCATTGGCCGCAAGAAGCTGCTCAACATCCTGCAGGAACGTTGCCTCGCACTCGGTGTTGAGCTGGTGTTCGAAACCGACGTCACGGACGACCAGGCCCTGGCCGCGCAGACCAACGCCGATCTCGTGATCGCCAGCGATGGCCTCAACAGCCGCATCCGCACGCGCTACGCCGAGACCTTCAAGCCCGACATCGACACGCGCCAATGCCGCTTCGTCTGGCTCGGCACCAAGAAGACCTTCGACGCCTTCACCTTCGCCTTCGTGCAGACCGAGCACGGCTGGTTCCAGGCCCACGCCTATCAGTTCGACGCTGATACCTCCACCTTCATCGTCGAAACGCCCGAAGCGGTGTGGCAGGCGCACGGCATCGACCAGATGAGCCAGGAAGAGGGCGTGGCCTTCTGCGAGAAGCTGTTCGCGCCCTACCTCGATGGCCATGCGCTCATCAGCAACGCCACGCACCTGCGCGGCTCTGCGATCTGGATCCGCTTCCCGCGCGTGATCTGCCATACCTGGGTGCATCGGCAAGATATCGCCGGTCGCTCCGTACCGATCGTGCTCATGGGCGACGCCGCGCACACCGCGCACTTCTCCATCGGCAGCGGTACCAAGCTGGCGCTGGAAGATGCGATCGATCTGGCCGATGAATTCTCGCGCCACGCGAACGCCGACGTGGCCGAAGTGCTGCAAGGCTACGAGGCCCGCCGCAGCGTGGAGGTGCTCAAGATCCAGAACGCCGCGCGCAACTCCACGGAGTGGTTCGAGAACGTCGAGCGTTACACCGGCATGGAGGTCGAGCAATTCGCCTACTCGCTGCTCACGCGCAGCCAGCGCATCAGCCACGAGAACCTGCGCCTGCGCGATGCGAAGTGGCTCGAGGGGTACGAGGCCTGGCTGCAAGCCCAGGTCCAACCAGGCGCTCTGGTGAAGAAGCACCCCACGCCACCCATGCTCCTGCCGCTCACCGTGCGCGGCCTCACGCTGAAGAACCGCATCGTCGTCTCGCCCATGGCGCAGTACAGCGCGGTCGATGGCGTGGTGGGCGACTACCACCTGGTGCACCTGGGCGCGCGCGCCATGGGGGGTGCTGCCTTGGTGATGGTGGAGATGACCAGCCCCACGCCCGAAGGCCGCATCACGCCCGGCTGCCCGGGCTTGTGGAACGGTGTGCAACAGGCCGGCATGCAGCGCATCGTCGATTTCGTGCACGGTCACAGCAGCGCCAGGATCGGCCTGCAGCTGGGCCACAGCGGCGCCAAGGGCTCTACGCAGCTCGGCTGGGAGCAGATCGACGAACCCCTGGCCAGTGGTAACTGGCCGCTGCTCTCGGCCAGCGACGTGCCGTACGGGGCGCAGAACCAGACGCCGCGCGCCATGACGCGCGCCGACATGGACGCGATGACCGCCGCCTTCGTCGCCGCCACACTGCGCGCGGCCGACGCCGGCTTCGACTGGCTCGAACTCCACTGTGCCCACGGCTATCTGCTCTCGGCCTTCATCTCGCCGCTGACCAACCGGCGCACCGACGAATACGGTGGCCCGCTGGCCCACCGCTGCCGCTACCCGCTGGAGGTGTTCGCCGCCATGCGCGCCGCGTGGCCCTCGGGCAAGCCCATGAGCGTGCGCATCTCCGCGCACGACTGGGCACCGGGCGGCATCACGCCGGACGATGCGGTGGAAATCGCGCGCCTGTTCAAGGCCGCGGATTGCGACGTGGTCGACGTCTCTTCCGGCCAGACCACGCGCGAAGCCAGGCCGGTCTACGGCCGCATGTACCAGACCCCCTTTGCCGACCGCGTGCGCAACGAGGCCGGCATTCTCACCATGGCCGTGGGCGCGATCACCGAAGCCGACCACGCCAACAGCATCATCGCCGCCGGCCGCGCCGACCTCTGCGCCGTGGCGCGCGCGCACCTGGCCGACCCCGCCTGGACCTTGCACGAAGCCGCGAAGCTGCAGTCCCGCGCCATCGACTGGCCACGCCCCTACGAAAGCGGGCGCGACCAGCTCTACCGCGAGATCGCTCGCCAGCAAGCCCTCAACGCGAACACACCATGAACGACGAATTTCCGCTCGACCTGGAAGCCCGTGCCCACAGCGAGCACGCGCACGAGCTGCGCCTGTGGCTGCGGCTGCTGACCTGCTCGCAACTGATCGAAAAACGCGTGCGCACCGGCCTGCGCGAACAGTTCGACACCACGCTGCCGCGCTTCGATCTCATGGCCCAACTCGAACGCCATCCCGATGGCCTGAAGATGAAGGAGCTCTCGCACCGGCTCATGGTCACCGGCGGCAACGTCACCGGCATCACCGACCAGCTGGTGAACGAAGGCCTGGTCGAGCGCGTGGGGGTGGACGGCGATCGGCGTGTCTTTCGAGTGCGCCTCACGGAGCGCGGCCGCACCGCCTTTGCCGACATGGCGCGCCAGCACGAGGATTGGATCGTTGAAGCCTTCGAAGGGCTCAGTGCGCGCGACCTTGACAGCCTGCACCGCCTGCTGGGCAAGGTGAAGCGGCACCAACTTCAACTCCAACTGAACGAGCAGAATGCATAACATCCCCGACCACAACCCCATGCGCGGCCAATACGGCCCCGTTGCCGCGCACGCGCCCGCCCACTTCGCGCTCAGCGTGCACGAGGGCGTGGCCACCGTCACGCTCAACCGGCCCGAGCGCAAGAACCCGCTCACCTTCGACTCGTATGCCGAGCTGCGCGACTGGTTCCTGGGCTTGCAGAAGGCCACCGACATACGGGCCGTGGTGCTGACCGGCGCGGGAGACAACTTCTGCTCGGGCGGCGACGTGCACGAAATCATCGGCCCGCTCACGAAGATGAGCATGCCCGAGCTGCTGGCCTTCACCCGCATGACGGGTGCGCTGGTCAGCGCCATGCGCGCCTGCCCGCAACCCATCGTGGCGGCCATCGACGGGGTGTGTGCCGGCGCGGGGGCGATGATGGCGCTGGCGTCCGACATGCGCCTGGGCACGCCGGCCACGAACACGGCCTTCCTGTTTACCCGC
The sequence above is a segment of the Hydrogenophaga sp. BPS33 genome. Coding sequences within it:
- a CDS encoding ABC transporter substrate-binding protein, with protein sequence MKFRKIVLATAVAVTGASALVAGSAWAQAKEQYLPVLSYRTGAYAPNGTPTANGIVDYYKLVNARGGINGVKLLVEECETMYDTARSVECYERLKGKNGGAALIHPWSTGATFALTEKAPVDKIPLITTGYGRSESADGTVFKWNFPLLGTYWVAADAIVQAIGAKEGGMDKLKGKKIALVYHDSPFGKEPIPLLQERAKMLGFDLQLLPVTAPGVEQKATWLQIRQARPDYTLLWGWGVMNSTALKEAQATGYPREKMYGVWWSGAEPDVRDVGQGAKGYNAVTLQHGTDKSAPIVKEILAKLHDKGQGTGPRDEVGETLYLRGVVSAAMGVEGIRAAQERFGKGKVMTGEQVRWGLENLNLTQAKLDALGFKGVLRGPISTSCADHVGSGAARIHTWDGSKWVFSSGWIESDQQIIKPMVRSTASKYAAEKKLTARTPADCQS
- a CDS encoding ABC transporter ATP-binding protein → MSTPNTVLNVNGIEVIYNHVILVLKGVSLNVPDGQIAAILGGNGAGKTTTLRAISNLLKGERGEVTKGSIELRGERIENLSPADLVQRGVVQVMEGRHCFAHLTIEENLMTGSYTRKSKAEIAANLEKVYTYFPRLKTRRTSQAAYTSGGEQQMCAIGRALMTNPSVMLLDEPSMGLAPQIVEEVFEIVKDLNHKEKVTFLLAEQNTNMALKYADYGYIMESGRIVMDGAASELRNNEDVKEFYLGMGGGERKSFKDVKSYKRRKRWLA
- a CDS encoding phenylacetate--CoA ligase family protein; this translates as MAQTEFFDALETRSPDEREAAHVAALPAQIAHAKKHAPAFAELLADVDPATITSRAALARLPVIRKHELLERQTAHRARDPFGGFSALRWGPGMGRVFASPGPIYEPEGATRDYWRAARALYAAGFRAGELVHNAFSYHMTPGAFILESGAQAVGCTVFPAGTGQTEQQLQAITELKPHGYTGTPSFLRILLEKAAEAGVDVSSIRKASVGGEACPPSLTAWFAERGVAVYQTYATADLGLVAYETSAREGLVVEEGVLVEIVRPGTREPVPDGEVGELVVTSFNPAYPLVRFGTGDLSAILPGTCPTGRTAPRIKGWMGRADQTTKVRGMFVHPSQVADIVRHFPQVAKARLVVSGEMANDQMCLRVEVPASGNAELQQQLEAAVREVTKLRAQVELVAPGALPNDGKVIEDARSYR
- a CDS encoding tripartite tricarboxylate transporter substrate-binding protein; the protein is MKKLFALAALTAVVSSSAFAQAYPSKPITIVVPFAPGPTDTVARHLADALRKALGPNTTIVVENAAGAGGTIGAGKVARAAPDGYTLLVFHIGMASTPSLYRKLSYKPLEDFEYLGMINDVPMTVIGSSKLNANTYRDFESYIRANSGKLNLAHAGLGSASHICGLMWQSAMKLDKSITSIAYKGTGPAMADLLGGQVDMMCDQTTNTTAQIEAGRVKAFAVTTAKRLDKHKLLKDYPTLQEMGLKDFNLTIWHGLYAPKGTPPDIQKKLNDALKVALKDPEFIKREEDLGAIVVTDNRITPQGHKAFVANEITKLKTVIDAAGQFAD
- a CDS encoding DUF1840 domain-containing protein; translated protein: MSIFRFKSRETGDLVMLEAHGKRMLEILGKDPSGPGVIQPGQMPAAIAAIHAAVASDEARQKRLKEEAAQRGELPPEFEAVSLRMRSTPFIEMLERCEKANVDIVWGV
- a CDS encoding bifunctional salicylyl-CoA 5-hydroxylase/oxidoreductase encodes the protein MNTQPSPLQRILCIGGGPAGLYFALLMKRRDPSLQVTVVERNRPFDTFGWGVVLSDQTLANLEQADPESAALIGEAFNHWDDIEVFFKGGRVRSGGHGFCGIGRKKLLNILQERCLALGVELVFETDVTDDQALAAQTNADLVIASDGLNSRIRTRYAETFKPDIDTRQCRFVWLGTKKTFDAFTFAFVQTEHGWFQAHAYQFDADTSTFIVETPEAVWQAHGIDQMSQEEGVAFCEKLFAPYLDGHALISNATHLRGSAIWIRFPRVICHTWVHRQDIAGRSVPIVLMGDAAHTAHFSIGSGTKLALEDAIDLADEFSRHANADVAEVLQGYEARRSVEVLKIQNAARNSTEWFENVERYTGMEVEQFAYSLLTRSQRISHENLRLRDAKWLEGYEAWLQAQVQPGALVKKHPTPPMLLPLTVRGLTLKNRIVVSPMAQYSAVDGVVGDYHLVHLGARAMGGAALVMVEMTSPTPEGRITPGCPGLWNGVQQAGMQRIVDFVHGHSSARIGLQLGHSGAKGSTQLGWEQIDEPLASGNWPLLSASDVPYGAQNQTPRAMTRADMDAMTAAFVAATLRAADAGFDWLELHCAHGYLLSAFISPLTNRRTDEYGGPLAHRCRYPLEVFAAMRAAWPSGKPMSVRISAHDWAPGGITPDDAVEIARLFKAADCDVVDVSSGQTTREARPVYGRMYQTPFADRVRNEAGILTMAVGAITEADHANSIIAAGRADLCAVARAHLADPAWTLHEAAKLQSRAIDWPRPYESGRDQLYREIARQQALNANTP
- a CDS encoding MarR family winged helix-turn-helix transcriptional regulator, translated to MNDEFPLDLEARAHSEHAHELRLWLRLLTCSQLIEKRVRTGLREQFDTTLPRFDLMAQLERHPDGLKMKELSHRLMVTGGNVTGITDQLVNEGLVERVGVDGDRRVFRVRLTERGRTAFADMARQHEDWIVEAFEGLSARDLDSLHRLLGKVKRHQLQLQLNEQNA
- a CDS encoding enoyl-CoA hydratase family protein translates to MHNIPDHNPMRGQYGPVAAHAPAHFALSVHEGVATVTLNRPERKNPLTFDSYAELRDWFLGLQKATDIRAVVLTGAGDNFCSGGDVHEIIGPLTKMSMPELLAFTRMTGALVSAMRACPQPIVAAIDGVCAGAGAMMALASDMRLGTPATNTAFLFTRVGLAGADMGACALLPRMIGQGRASELLFTGRAMNATEGHAWGFFNALHDSAALLPAAHKLAAQLAQGPTFAHGMTKTMLHQEWAMTLDQAIEAEAQAQAICMQTQDFKRAYEAFAAKQRPQFEGD